In Helicobacter colisuis, one genomic interval encodes:
- the ilvD gene encoding dihydroxy-acid dehydratase has translation MRSDIIKQGYQRAPHRSLLRATGLKDEDFNKPFIGVANSYIDIIPGHFFLNKYAEIIKEEIRKAGGVPFEFNTIGVDDGIAMGHNGMLYSLPSRELIADCIETVMNAHSLDAMICIPNCDKIVPGMLMGALRVNVPTIFVSGGPMMAGKLSDGSVLDLNSAFEAVGAYESGKIDEKRLHEIECNACPGGGSCSGMFTANSMNTLCEAMGVALMGNGTIPALTPQREELLRKAARRIVEIALDSEKSEQFRFRNILNHKAVHNAFVVDMAMGGSTNTVLHMLAIAKEAEVEFNLQNINDIAKNVAHIAKIAPALSSVHMEDINRAGGVSAVMNEVAKRDTQTLFLDALTITGETLGERIKGKEITDTHIIHTNENAYSQVGGLKILFGNLAEQGAVLKVAAVAESMKEFKGKAICFNSQAEAIKGIAGGKVKAGNVVVIRYEGPKGGPGMQEMLSPTSLIMGMGLGESVALITDGRFSGATRGACIGHISPEAAEGGLIALIEDGDEIEISVARGELNLLVDSKELESRKAKWQEQGIAKQIMQNKNITSKWLKRYSLLVSNAANGAVLKTEL, from the coding sequence ATGCGAAGTGATATTATCAAACAAGGCTATCAAAGGGCACCACATAGGAGTTTGTTGCGTGCCACAGGGCTTAAAGATGAGGATTTTAATAAGCCCTTTATTGGTGTGGCAAATAGCTATATAGACATTATCCCCGGACATTTTTTCTTAAACAAATACGCAGAGATTATCAAGGAGGAAATCCGCAAGGCTGGGGGTGTGCCATTTGAGTTTAATACTATTGGTGTGGATGATGGTATTGCTATGGGACATAATGGTATGCTGTATTCTCTCCCTAGTCGTGAGTTAATCGCTGATTGTATCGAAACGGTGATGAATGCACATAGCCTAGATGCGATGATTTGCATTCCAAATTGCGATAAGATCGTGCCTGGTATGCTTATGGGGGCATTGCGTGTCAATGTGCCAACGATTTTTGTAAGTGGCGGACCGATGATGGCAGGGAAGCTAAGCGATGGAAGCGTGCTAGATCTAAATTCTGCTTTTGAGGCAGTTGGAGCATATGAGAGTGGCAAAATCGATGAAAAACGCTTACACGAAATAGAATGCAACGCCTGTCCTGGTGGCGGAAGTTGTAGTGGTATGTTTACGGCAAATTCTATGAATACGCTTTGTGAGGCTATGGGGGTAGCCTTGATGGGTAATGGAACAATCCCAGCACTAACGCCTCAGAGGGAGGAGCTACTACGCAAGGCTGCAAGGAGGATTGTAGAAATTGCACTAGATTCTGAAAAGAGTGAGCAGTTTAGATTCCGCAATATCTTAAATCACAAAGCTGTGCATAATGCCTTTGTTGTGGATATGGCAATGGGGGGAAGCACAAATACGGTGTTGCACATGTTAGCCATTGCGAAAGAAGCAGAGGTAGAGTTTAACCTTCAAAATATTAATGACATTGCCAAAAATGTCGCGCATATCGCTAAAATCGCCCCAGCACTTAGCAGTGTGCATATGGAAGATATTAATCGTGCAGGTGGCGTAAGTGCGGTGATGAATGAAGTAGCCAAACGAGATACACAAACTTTATTTTTAGATGCTCTAACAATCACAGGAGAGACTTTAGGCGAAAGAATTAAGGGCAAAGAAATCACTGATACACACATTATCCATACTAACGAAAATGCTTATTCACAAGTTGGTGGGCTAAAGATTCTCTTTGGAAATCTCGCAGAGCAAGGCGCCGTGCTTAAAGTGGCAGCCGTGGCAGAATCTATGAAAGAATTTAAGGGTAAAGCGATTTGTTTTAATTCCCAAGCTGAAGCGATTAAAGGCATAGCAGGTGGCAAAGTCAAGGCAGGAAATGTAGTTGTTATCCGCTATGAGGGTCCAAAAGGGGGTCCGGGAATGCAAGAAATGCTAAGCCCTACAAGTTTGATTATGGGGATGGGCTTGGGAGAAAGCGTAGCATTAATCACTGATGGGCGCTTTAGCGGAGCGACGCGTGGGGCGTGTATCGGGCATATTAGCCCAGAGGCAGCTGAAGGGGGGCTTATCGCGCTTATTGAAGATGGCGATGAAATAGAAATTTCTGTTGCAAGGGGAGAGCTAAATCTGCTTGTAGATTCTAAAGAATTAGAATCTAGAAAGGCAAAATGGCAAGAACAAGGCATAGCAAAGCAAATTATGCAGAATAAAAATATCACAAGCAAATGGCTCAAACGCTACTCCTTGCTTGTCAGCAATGCTGCAAATGGCGCAGTGCTAAAAACGGAATTATAA
- a CDS encoding plasminogen-binding N-terminal domain-containing protein gives MKHLKIKLFIFTLFFSLTAFALPFGNKLIVPIIELDSEHFAYVPAFDLKVGESGEIIRWFDKDHSGIIAMAAVVEIKDNRAKIAFEPFVALEQKAFPTPLLKPQKNDEVIFRSFNDRAFLIAPTQDIYEKVKNTYPEITWLHPDLFAAYLMDVGHTAPVKADFRKVCSQYATGVVYIVNLNEGQALDCQTFSLIKKDYITGRAPIKERMLPFFSRIGTTNQEWFSYLINDKRTQDYYIYFDALIKGEIKDSDATFFGRVTNYFSQNLKDIF, from the coding sequence ATGAAGCATTTAAAGATTAAACTTTTTATTTTTACTTTATTTTTTAGCCTTACTGCATTTGCCTTACCCTTTGGAAACAAACTTATTGTTCCCATCATTGAGCTTGATTCTGAACATTTTGCTTATGTCCCTGCATTTGATTTGAAAGTCGGTGAGAGCGGAGAAATTATTCGTTGGTTTGATAAGGATCACTCTGGAATCATAGCAATGGCTGCAGTCGTAGAAATAAAAGACAATAGAGCAAAAATAGCCTTTGAACCTTTTGTAGCACTAGAACAAAAAGCTTTTCCTACTCCACTTTTAAAACCACAAAAAAACGATGAAGTTATTTTTCGTAGCTTCAATGATCGCGCCTTTTTAATCGCGCCCACTCAAGATATTTATGAAAAAGTCAAAAATACTTATCCTGAGATCACTTGGCTCCATCCTGATTTATTTGCCGCTTATTTAATGGATGTTGGACACACCGCACCTGTGAAGGCAGATTTTAGAAAAGTATGTTCCCAATACGCTACTGGGGTTGTTTATATTGTTAATCTCAATGAAGGACAAGCCCTAGATTGCCAAACCTTTAGTCTTATAAAAAAGGATTATATCACTGGAAGAGCCCCTATTAAAGAAAGAATGTTGCCCTTTTTCTCTCGTATTGGAACCACCAATCAAGAATGGTTTTCTTATTTGATTAACGACAAAAGAACACAAGACTACTATATCTATTTTGATGCTTTAATCAAGGGGGAAATCAAAGATAGCGATGCGACTTTCTTTGGTAGAGTTACGAACTATTTCAGCCAAAATCTTAAAGATATTTTTTAA
- the cysS gene encoding cysteine--tRNA ligase, producing MQLKIYDSIKKEKVDFSPINPPKVRLYVCGPTVYDDSHLGHARSAIVFDLLRRILRENGYEVLFAKNFTDIDDKIINKSLQSGLSVTEITQTYTQKYLDEMAALGVERADIEPKATESLESICAMIEELLEKGFAYQTPNGDIYLSVEKDLQYGSLSGRIAELETQSRIQNSEQKRDARDFALWKSYKGVGDIGYDSPFGKGRPGWHIECSAMIKKHLAYSGEYAIDIHGGGADLLFPHHENEASQTRCADNQAIAKYWIHNGFVTINGEKMAKSLGNSFFIKDALKNYDGEILRFYLLGTHYRAGLNFAEEDLLAAKKRLDRIYRLKKRIYPIQKVDEGECCEFRESFLEALNDDLNVSRALSVVDEFVAKANELLDKKQKDKAPMIAGNLAIIERLLGVGGKNPFAYFQLGVSEEQKNEIESLIAKRSEAKKQKDFAEADKIREELRKMGIEIMDTFEGCVWEKV from the coding sequence ATGCAGCTTAAAATTTATGATAGCATCAAGAAAGAAAAGGTGGATTTTTCCCCCATTAATCCCCCAAAAGTAAGGCTTTATGTCTGTGGTCCAACGGTGTATGATGATTCACATTTGGGACACGCAAGGAGTGCGATTGTTTTTGATTTGTTGCGCCGAATCTTAAGAGAGAATGGCTATGAAGTGCTTTTTGCAAAAAATTTCACCGATATTGATGATAAGATTATTAATAAATCTTTACAAAGTGGCTTAAGTGTTACGGAGATTACACAAACTTATACGCAAAAATATCTTGATGAAATGGCGGCTTTAGGAGTGGAGAGAGCTGATATTGAGCCAAAAGCTACAGAGAGTTTAGAGAGCATTTGTGCGATGATTGAGGAATTACTAGAAAAAGGTTTTGCCTATCAAACACCTAATGGAGATATTTATCTCTCAGTGGAGAAAGATTTGCAATATGGCTCTTTAAGCGGGAGAATTGCTGAACTTGAAACACAAAGCAGAATTCAAAATAGCGAACAAAAAAGAGATGCAAGAGATTTTGCTTTGTGGAAAAGTTATAAGGGAGTTGGTGATATTGGCTATGATTCTCCCTTTGGCAAAGGGCGTCCAGGGTGGCATATTGAATGTTCAGCTATGATTAAAAAACACCTCGCTTATAGTGGGGAATATGCTATTGATATTCATGGGGGTGGAGCAGATTTGCTCTTCCCACACCACGAAAATGAAGCTTCTCAAACGCGTTGTGCGGATAATCAAGCTATCGCAAAGTATTGGATTCATAATGGATTTGTGACTATTAATGGTGAAAAAATGGCAAAATCTTTGGGGAATAGCTTTTTTATCAAAGATGCATTAAAAAATTATGATGGTGAAATTTTGCGATTCTATCTTTTAGGGACACATTATCGTGCTGGATTAAACTTTGCAGAAGAAGATTTACTAGCAGCTAAGAAGCGCTTAGATAGAATTTATCGTTTAAAAAAGCGTATTTATCCAATCCAAAAAGTTGATGAAGGGGAATGTTGTGAGTTTAGAGAATCGTTTTTGGAAGCTTTAAATGATGATTTAAATGTTTCAAGAGCTTTGAGCGTGGTGGATGAATTTGTAGCAAAGGCAAATGAGCTTTTGGATAAAAAGCAAAAAGATAAGGCACCAATGATTGCTGGGAATTTAGCGATAATAGAGCGACTTTTGGGAGTTGGTGGCAAGAATCCTTTTGCATATTTTCAGCTTGGAGTGAGTGAGGAGCAGAAAAATGAGATTGAATCTTTAATAGCAAAGAGGAGTGAAGCAAAAAAACAAAAGGATTTTGCAGAAGCCGATAAGATTCGGGAGGAATTACGCAAAATGGGGATTGAGATTATGGATACTTTTGAGGGTTGTGTGTGGGAGAAAGTTTAA
- a CDS encoding sulfite exporter TauE/SafE family protein, whose translation MEYAGLFGLFVVALLGSFGHCIGMCGGIVLAYSGKLTNNGITSKGTLALYHILYSLGRVTTYVILGAIVGVLGSMFSFNATLRGILFLIAGVAMILAGLSLFGKMRFLTKLEHSLQNSKWYQKSFQTALNLRTPQSIYLLGLLNGLLPCGFVYAFLFSAAGSANVINAMLVMLVFGIATTFPLFLFGILANTLFYKSNFRKILMNLAAIAIVIFGGLMVQKGIKFLQNPNMGHKMHMSMLVLEDSKPIKSIENLGDS comes from the coding sequence ATGGAATATGCAGGTTTGTTTGGTCTTTTTGTAGTAGCTTTACTTGGTAGTTTTGGTCATTGTATTGGAATGTGTGGTGGCATTGTTTTGGCCTATAGTGGAAAATTAACTAATAATGGGATAACTAGTAAAGGGACTTTGGCGCTTTATCATATTTTGTATAGTTTGGGGCGTGTAACTACTTATGTGATTTTAGGGGCGATTGTAGGAGTTTTAGGGAGTATGTTTAGCTTTAATGCTACCTTGCGTGGAATCTTGTTTCTAATTGCGGGGGTTGCTATGATTCTAGCAGGATTGTCTCTTTTTGGTAAAATGCGATTTTTGACAAAATTAGAACATTCTTTGCAAAATTCCAAATGGTATCAAAAAAGCTTTCAAACAGCTTTAAATCTAAGAACGCCACAAAGCATTTATTTGCTAGGGTTATTAAATGGACTTTTGCCCTGTGGGTTTGTGTATGCGTTTTTGTTTAGTGCAGCTGGGAGTGCTAATGTTATAAATGCTATGCTTGTGATGCTAGTTTTTGGGATTGCGACGACTTTTCCTTTATTTTTGTTTGGAATACTAGCTAACACGCTTTTTTATAAGTCAAATTTTAGAAAAATTTTGATGAATCTAGCTGCAATAGCCATTGTAATTTTTGGTGGTTTGATGGTGCAAAAAGGTATTAAGTTTTTACAAAATCCGAATATGGGGCATAAAATGCATATGAGTATGTTGGTGTTAGAAGATTCTAAGCCTATTAAATCCATAGAAAATCTTGGGGATTCTTAG
- the fabZ gene encoding 3-hydroxyacyl-ACP dehydratase FabZ, producing MYDVQKIREILPHRYPLLLVDRITAITPNQTIEAYKNVTINEEVFNGHFPVQPIYPGVYIIEGMAQAGGVLAFVSMFGEESSNNGDKIVYFMSIDKAKFRNPVIPGDRLTYKLEVIKQKGGIWVLQGYAYVEEKLVAEAELKAMIVDKNKEGANK from the coding sequence ATTTATGATGTGCAAAAAATACGCGAGATTCTACCCCACCGCTATCCTTTATTGCTTGTAGATAGAATCACAGCAATCACCCCTAATCAAACTATTGAAGCTTACAAAAATGTTACTATAAATGAAGAAGTTTTTAATGGACATTTTCCTGTGCAACCTATTTATCCGGGTGTTTATATTATTGAAGGAATGGCGCAAGCAGGTGGAGTGTTAGCCTTTGTGAGTATGTTTGGAGAAGAATCAAGCAATAATGGCGATAAAATCGTGTATTTTATGAGTATCGATAAAGCCAAATTTAGAAATCCTGTTATCCCAGGTGATAGACTAACTTATAAGCTTGAAGTAATCAAACAAAAAGGTGGCATTTGGGTCTTGCAGGGCTATGCTTATGTAGAAGAAAAATTAGTAGCAGAAGCTGAATTAAAAGCAATGATTGTCGATAAAAACAAAGAAGGGGCAAACAAGTGA
- a CDS encoding filamentous hemagglutinin N-terminal domain-containing protein — MSNNPLNAKKFFLNSSSCFRGHFVKSSKSLVNISIVASLALSPSLSAANLPTISNNQLPSGGKFVNGTGSIATNGNKMYIEGNNKNNVIAWGGGFNIGKEASVNFTTKQKNYLNLDYTNKASQILGKLNGGTNNIYLVNPSGVLIGKDASINANKFGVSTSPFDNNAIQTFSNNGSFSPVFSANKGDIVNMGTIRANEIVLVGNRVTNVGNYVDEKGRKQVAFGSFNKDSLTNTKLEITANHTDLHANGNTIGTIDSINVTAEGNNAKIEVGQSATGWTDVQLGINQNGNNVTTTIYASIKDTEDWSSFADIINGGNTNNIDTFKLIKDIDFKYAGAIEPVGNDTNPFSGNFYGNGHTLSNLSINAGGKLLAGLFGDIKGGSVQDLTIDGLNFQGSALGDAGGFAGWIDNGTFSNIVLNNIGNISGDIAGGFAGWIDNGTFSNIVLNNIENISGNTAGGFAGHIGAGTFSNIALNNIGDISGGNYQAGGFAGWIDNGTFSNIVLNNIENISGNTAGGFAGHIG, encoded by the coding sequence ATGAGCAATAACCCTTTAAATGCAAAAAAGTTTTTCTTAAATTCTTCATCTTGCTTTAGGGGGCATTTTGTAAAATCCTCTAAATCCCTTGTAAATATTTCTATTGTTGCAAGTTTAGCACTATCACCTAGTCTATCTGCTGCAAATTTACCTACAATAAGCAATAATCAATTGCCAAGTGGGGGTAAGTTTGTAAATGGGACAGGAAGTATTGCTACAAATGGTAACAAAATGTATATTGAAGGTAATAATAAAAACAATGTCATTGCTTGGGGTGGTGGATTTAATATTGGTAAAGAAGCAAGTGTTAATTTCACTACAAAACAAAAAAATTATTTAAACTTAGATTATACTAATAAAGCTTCACAGATTCTAGGAAAATTAAATGGTGGAACTAATAATATTTATCTAGTCAATCCTAGTGGGGTATTAATAGGCAAAGATGCAAGTATCAATGCTAATAAATTTGGTGTTTCTACTTCACCTTTTGATAATAATGCTATTCAAACTTTTTCAAATAATGGTTCTTTCTCCCCTGTTTTTAGTGCTAATAAGGGTGATATAGTTAATATGGGAACTATTAGGGCTAATGAAATTGTTCTTGTGGGGAATAGGGTAACGAATGTTGGAAACTATGTTGATGAAAAAGGTAGAAAGCAAGTCGCTTTTGGAAGTTTTAATAAAGATAGTTTAACTAACACAAAATTAGAAATAACGGCTAATCATACTGATTTACATGCAAATGGAAATACCATTGGCACAATTGATTCTATAAATGTTACTGCAGAAGGGAATAACGCAAAAATTGAAGTAGGACAATCTGCAACAGGTTGGACTGATGTTCAATTAGGAATTAATCAAAATGGCAATAATGTCACTACTACCATATACGCTTCTATTAAAGACACTGAAGATTGGAGTAGTTTTGCAGATATTATTAATGGGGGAAATACAAATAACATAGATACCTTTAAACTCATTAAGGATATTGATTTTAAATATGCAGGAGCAATTGAACCTGTGGGGAATGATACTAACCCTTTCTCAGGTAATTTCTATGGTAATGGACACACTCTCTCTAATCTATCAATTAATGCAGGTGGAAAACTCTTGGCAGGATTATTTGGCGACATTAAAGGTGGAAGTGTGCAAGATCTAACCATTGATGGATTAAATTTTCAGGGTAGTGCTTTGGGTGATGCAGGTGGATTTGCAGGGTGGATAGATAACGGAACTTTTTCTAACATTGTTTTAAATAATATTGGGAATATTAGTGGTGATATTGCAGGTGGATTTGCAGGGTGGATAGATAACGGAACTTTTTCTAACATTGTTTTGAATAATATAGAGAATATTAGTGGTAATACTGCAGGTGGATTTGCAGGGCACATAGGAGCTGGAACTTTTTCTAACATTGCTTTGAATAATATAGGGGATATTAGTGGTGGTAATTACCAAGCAGGTGGATTTGCAGGGTGGATAGATAACGGAACTTTTTCTAACATTGTTTTGAATAATATAGAGAATATTAGTGGTAATACTGCAGGTGGATTTGCAGGGCACATAGGA
- a CDS encoding CAAX protease codes for MGFSLQNLEYEKIKALFCDFPNLLNKNFEVRMKKALSVLHFAYLWGACREAEKALIKYKKDDLYEFIMQLYRKRIKTHQANFLLLHCFENALRSTLCVKIANFYNKDDGDSWFIDQTSNSSSPKIVTKLLQIRKKHLKNKKAKNSWEIFDCFYLRDLEDIISSHWDIFAPIFKDKKIYKGEELPCYGTKEHLLTKLSQIRQARNEIFHNKSTKMKFRKELEILLLRLDYYLEDAIKIGEISTGINLKYNYKQQYINEL; via the coding sequence ATGGGTTTTTCTTTGCAGAATCTTGAATATGAAAAGATTAAAGCTTTGTTTTGTGATTTTCCAAATTTATTAAATAAAAACTTTGAAGTTCGTATGAAAAAAGCGCTAAGTGTATTGCATTTTGCTTATTTATGGGGTGCTTGCAGGGAAGCAGAAAAAGCTCTAATAAAATATAAAAAAGATGACTTATATGAATTTATCATGCAATTATATAGAAAAAGAATCAAAACACATCAAGCTAATTTTTTGCTCTTGCATTGTTTTGAAAATGCACTGCGTAGCACATTGTGTGTTAAAATTGCAAATTTTTACAATAAAGATGATGGCGATTCGTGGTTTATAGACCAAACTTCAAACTCTAGTAGCCCAAAAATCGTTACCAAGCTTCTTCAAATAAGAAAAAAACATCTAAAAAATAAAAAAGCTAAAAATTCTTGGGAGATTTTTGATTGTTTTTATCTTAGAGATTTGGAAGATATTATTAGCTCTCATTGGGATATTTTTGCACCTATTTTTAAAGATAAAAAAATTTATAAAGGGGAAGAATTGCCATGTTATGGCACAAAAGAACATTTGCTAACTAAACTTAGTCAAATTAGACAGGCAAGAAATGAAATTTTTCATAATAAATCTACAAAAATGAAATTTCGCAAAGAATTAGAAATATTACTTTTGCGTTTGGATTATTATTTAGAAGATGCCATTAAGATTGGTGAAATTTCAACAGGCATTAATCTCAAATACAACTACAAGCAACAATATATTAATGAGTTATAA
- the glcD gene encoding glycolate oxidase subunit GlcD: MTEQNILDLQKIVGNEDCYSDKAHLTAYCYDATKDRKYPECVVFPHNEEEVSKVLKYCNTHKIPIVPRGAGSGFTGGALAIEGGVVLALEKHMNKILEIDMENMVARVQPGVVNMQLQKAVEAVGLFYPPDPASEHYSTLGGNVSENAGGMRAAKYGITKDFVMALRAVLPNGDIICAGKKTIKDVAGYNIAGILIASEGTLAVITEITLKLLSKPKHKQSAMGIFPSIQAAMNAVYKTMASGITPVAMEFLDNLSIKAVEEKFHKGLPTDAGAILITEVDGNLPEEIAYQITKIEEKFYENGATQFIKATNEQEAADLWFARKNASPSITIYGSKKLNEDITVPRSKLPELLEKIQQVSQKYGVVIPCFGHTGDGNVHTNVMVDGSNPEELKKGHKAIEEIFKITIDLGGTLSGEHGIGISKAPFMNLAFTQEEMNLFRSIKKAFDPNNILNPGKMAL; encoded by the coding sequence ATGACAGAGCAAAACATTCTTGACTTACAAAAGATTGTTGGAAATGAAGATTGCTATAGCGACAAGGCACATTTGACCGCTTACTGCTATGATGCTACCAAAGACCGCAAATATCCTGAATGTGTCGTATTTCCACACAATGAAGAAGAAGTAAGTAAGGTATTAAAATATTGTAACACACATAAAATACCAATCGTTCCACGCGGTGCTGGAAGTGGATTTACAGGAGGCGCTTTAGCCATAGAGGGCGGGGTGGTATTGGCTTTAGAGAAGCATATGAACAAGATTCTAGAAATTGATATGGAAAATATGGTAGCTAGAGTTCAACCGGGCGTTGTGAATATGCAACTCCAAAAGGCTGTAGAAGCTGTCGGATTGTTTTATCCACCTGATCCTGCAAGTGAGCATTACTCTACACTAGGTGGCAATGTTAGCGAAAATGCTGGGGGAATGCGTGCAGCCAAATATGGAATCACCAAAGATTTTGTGATGGCTTTACGTGCTGTTTTACCTAATGGTGATATTATTTGTGCAGGCAAAAAAACCATCAAAGATGTAGCAGGTTATAATATCGCAGGAATCCTAATTGCTAGTGAGGGGACTTTAGCAGTCATCACTGAAATCACCCTAAAGTTACTTAGCAAACCCAAACACAAGCAAAGTGCTATGGGTATTTTTCCAAGTATTCAAGCCGCAATGAATGCTGTTTATAAAACAATGGCAAGTGGAATCACGCCTGTAGCAATGGAATTTTTAGACAATCTTAGTATTAAAGCCGTAGAAGAAAAATTTCACAAAGGTTTGCCTACTGATGCAGGAGCAATTCTTATCACAGAAGTAGATGGAAATTTACCCGAAGAGATTGCATATCAAATTACCAAAATTGAAGAAAAATTCTATGAAAATGGTGCAACCCAATTCATAAAAGCAACCAATGAGCAAGAAGCAGCTGATTTATGGTTTGCAAGAAAAAATGCAAGTCCAAGCATTACAATTTATGGCAGCAAAAAACTCAACGAAGACATTACCGTGCCACGCTCCAAACTCCCAGAATTATTAGAGAAGATTCAACAAGTCTCCCAAAAATATGGCGTTGTAATCCCTTGCTTTGGGCATACAGGTGATGGAAATGTGCATACAAATGTTATGGTAGATGGCTCCAACCCAGAAGAATTAAAAAAAGGACACAAAGCCATTGAAGAGATTTTTAAAATCACCATTGATCTTGGTGGCACACTAAGTGGAGAACACGGCATTGGCATTTCCAAAGCTCCTTTTATGAATCTTGCATTCACTCAAGAGGAAATGAATCTCTTTAGATCAATTAAAAAAGCCTTTGATCCAAATAATATTTTAAATCCAGGTAAAATGGCACTATGA